atacatatatcatacattttcgtagaaattgtgaaattttcagttttattaatcAGTTACAAACACATTTATGTTcataatattgttaaaatatttcagagATCTTATCGATAACTGATTATCTGTGAAAATCCAAAGACATACGGAGTAGATACATGGATtagtggctcaggaatgtattGGAAAATTGATACCAGTTAGTAAGTGGCGATATGACTccaggtattaatgagttaaacCATCAAAAGTGATCAGAGTGGCAAATAAATATGAATTGTAGAAAATGTTAGACATTGCAAGAGTTTctaattcaaatatcaaatatgagAAATTTAGGATTATGTAAATacataaagttattttattttgaaatatcagaATTCACTGAATAAATGAAGAGGTTTTTAATGAACATCGCTGTTATCTATTTCATTGTAGTGTGTTGCATCATGTCAAAGAAGACGAAGGCTAAATTTTAATTATTGACTAGATATTATAAAAAACGTTTCAGAATGGTTATACTGAATGTGAAAAGGAAGACGTGTTCAGTTTATGgacaaaacatttacaaaattacagTTACCTTGTTTGTAGGACTTTGTGTTGCAGTCATGATTTCTACATTCACTTTACAATTGTCAATAAAAGACGATAGCCGTTCTAAACTATTGACAGATATCTGCAATGATGTAGAAAATGAAGATACATtgaattataatacaaataaCACAAGCAGCAGACGACAAAGTAATTGCATTTCGTGTTTTCAACACAACTTTAATTTTGTGATACAAAATGATAGAATATGCAAACTGTATTCTCCTAATCAATCAGTGGAATTAATTGTACTCATAATGACAACCCATAATAACAAGAACGAAAGAATGGCATTACGTACCACCTGGTTGTCATACACTAAAAACAACACAGTCAATGTCAGATATGCATTTCTTTTAGGTGAAATTAATGATAATACACATAAAGAAGCTGTTCTGAAAGAAAACAGTGTATACCATGATATCATCAAGgaagattttattgataaatacatGAATTTAACTTACAAAACTATTATGGGATTTAAATGGGCATCCACAAAGTGTTCACATGTACATTACGTTATGAAAACTGATGACGACATGTTTGTCAACATTAAAAATGTTCTGAATATTTGCAAGGGTAATCACAGTGAAACCTTACAAAAATCAATCTTAGGGGATTGTCACATAAAAGCATGCCCTGTACGAGACCAGAACTCAAAGTGGTTTGCTTCAGTAGATAGTTATCCTAAGAAATCATATCCCGGTTATTGTTCCGGGACAGGTTATGTGACCAGCATGCATGTAGCGAAAGAAATTCATAAAATTTCGCCAAATGTTCCCTTCTTCCACCTAGAGGATATCTATGTATCACTGTGTATAGAAAGATTAGGCTTTAATCTTCAGCCATTCTCTGGATTCAATGCTGGTCGACCAAGCATGGATCCATGCGACTATAAAGGAGAAAAATTGATAACAGTTCATCAGGTGTCACCCGAAATGTTGAAGACAATATGGAATGGAAAGTGTGTGCTAAAATGACAAGGAAATTTGATAGGCACTGTTTGAAATTACGTTTACTTTTGTATTCTTTCGAGATAAGcacatgtattattattttgttaatgtgtttatatttttgaaatcttaTTATCTTTCTACCCCGTCTTACGGTTACTGACTTTGgaactgttttaatattttgtgatATTAGTTAATTGTACAGCAATGTGACATTTGAAACAGTTACGCTGTGAATTCTTCTTACTGGAAGGCATGATACTAGAGCAGTCGTTTGTACCGCAAACGCcaatcaaaacatttaaacattacaTTTTTCTTACTGAAATGCATGTTAGAGCAGTCGTTACTTGTTTGTACCGCAAAGCGCCATTCAAAACATCTACACATTGAATTCTTCTTACTGAAAGACATAATGCTATAACAGTCGTTAGCTGTCTATACCGCAAAGCGCcattcaaaacatttacatattgAATTCTTCTAACTGAAAGGCATAATGCTATAGCAGTCGTTAGTTGTTTATACCGCAAAGCGCcattcaaaacatttacatattgATTTTTTGTTACTGAAAGACATAATGCTATAGCAGTCGTTAGCTGTTTATACCAAAACGTATCATTCGAAGAATTTACAAATTCATTTGTACTGACTGAAAGGAATaataataagtttgtaccacaaCGTGCCATTTAGAACAATTGAATGCAAATAAATGCATAGCCCAAAAGTTATGGCACTGGCTTAACAAACTTGCTTTCCGAGGTTTGAGCCTTGCTAAGttcacattttgtaatttaattaatcGTTTGTTTTAATAAACATTGCAGGGAAAATAGTCCAGTTCGCTGAATCGGTAAGTTAATGATGTGTTAGCTAGTCAAAAATGCTTGCCTGTTGGTCTTAGTTAATGGCTTCAACACGCTAGAAATATAGTGATGAGAATTCAAATAATGGCTTATAGATCAAACATTATTATTAGAATATAGAAAATGGTTTTTAAACAGAGTCTTCAAATACTCTTgactaaaataagataaaaataacGTATACTAGAGAAAAAATACGGGCGTAATCTGGGCTTAAACTAGCGCCTCACGGTTTGTAATCATTACGCTTAAACAGAGGTTGTTATTATACTTTtctgttgcattctatgcttccaagggatctttttacagatttaaataaCTCGGcaaaaatatctatgaaaacacATTTTACCCGAAAGGCAAAGAAAGCCATGTATTAGTTTTCGTGTAAAGTATATTATTTATATGCAATCTGCTCCCCCAAAGTTGTTAACAGATTAAGTATGTAGTCAAAAGTGAATTGCAAATTtatactaaaatatttattttcatacctCAATTTCTACCTTCAAggaattgtaaattttatgaatattgaaGAGTTTATAGTTGTTTTCTCTCTGTGAGGCGCAATGAACTATCGTTTTACGATCGATTCTCGTTTAACGATGAGCACCATGATACGAACTTCCTTCACGTTTCTCGTATTTACACCATAACCGTTTTCTAAGCAGTTTGGGAACAGATAACGGctactttttcaaaattattggaagtttcattttaataacaCAGCAATTCATGGGTGACATAATGTTCAGTTCAAATCCGCTTTTGCTGAGTCTATCGCAGTTCTGCGTCTTAGATTCTAATACTTGA
Above is a genomic segment from Mercenaria mercenaria strain notata unplaced genomic scaffold, MADL_Memer_1 contig_4997, whole genome shotgun sequence containing:
- the LOC128554385 gene encoding beta-1,3-galactosyltransferase 1-like; translation: MVILNVKRKTCSVYGQNIYKITVTLFVGLCVAVMISTFTLQLSIKDDSRSKLLTDICNDVENEDTLNYNTNNTSSRRQSNCISCFQHNFNFVIQNDRICKLYSPNQSVELIVLIMTTHNNKNERMALRTTWLSYTKNNTVNVRYAFLLGEINDNTHKEAVLKENSVYHDIIKEDFIDKYMNLTYKTIMGFKWASTKCSHVHYVMKTDDDMFVNIKNVLNICKGNHSETLQKSILGDCHIKACPVRDQNSKWFASVDSYPKKSYPGYCSGTGYVTSMHVAKEIHKISPNVPFFHLEDIYVSLCIERLGFNLQPFSGFNAGRPSMDPCDYKGEKLITVHQVSPEMLKTIWNGKCVLK